One Methanococcus aeolicus Nankai-3 DNA segment encodes these proteins:
- a CDS encoding winged helix-turn-helix transcriptional regulator: protein MDLLKIISKKNNRLVLKLLSQYNKLYYSAIKKELGIYDKLLNNALDELVNVGLVKKEIENPKVRTSKVYYSLTGFGKKAVKLYDYAEQLEKELEEELEEKSLISINGSVGDNNIIANNIQNSKISFKK from the coding sequence ATGGATTTATTAAAAATAATATCAAAAAAGAATAATAGATTGGTTTTAAAATTATTATCTCAGTATAATAAACTATATTATAGTGCCATAAAAAAAGAATTAGGGATATATGATAAGTTATTAAATAATGCATTAGATGAATTAGTTAATGTTGGATTGGTTAAAAAAGAAATAGAAAATCCCAAAGTAAGAACCTCAAAAGTTTATTATTCCCTTACCGGTTTTGGAAAAAAAGCAGTTAAACTATATGACTATGCAGAACAGTTGGAAAAGGAACTGGAAGAAGAACTGGAAGAAAAAAGTTTAATAAGTATTAATGGCAGTGTTGGTGATAACAACATCATAGCCAACAACATCCAAAATTCCAAAATCTCTTTTAAAAAATAA
- a CDS encoding type IV secretory system conjugative DNA transfer family protein has translation MAGANIKHIIINGASGTGKSEYFKRNILKPAIKKKVKVVVIDPEDEYDGIYKTSTKSILNDLRTKPIIRYVPNLRQDNYLEQLDRLYQKIFDNVKGCIIAIDEARFCGGAQYKLSSGLLELITRGRKRGLKLVVITQRIALLDKTITGNCQIKVLFKCAEDVDWDRYRKVNKELTDKLKHSKNDHAYIYITGLNAKLVE, from the coding sequence ATGGCAGGAGCAAATATAAAACACATCATAATTAATGGAGCATCTGGAACTGGAAAATCAGAATATTTTAAAAGGAATATTTTAAAACCTGCAATAAAGAAAAAAGTAAAGGTAGTAGTAATTGACCCAGAAGACGAATACGATGGCATATACAAAACTTCCACCAAAAGCATTTTGAATGATTTAAGAACTAAACCTATTATAAGATATGTTCCTAATTTAAGACAAGATAATTACCTGGAACAGTTGGACAGACTGTATCAAAAAATATTTGATAATGTAAAGGGTTGTATCATTGCAATAGATGAGGCAAGATTTTGCGGAGGAGCTCAGTATAAATTATCAAGTGGTTTGTTGGAACTTATAACAAGGGGTAGGAAAAGAGGTTTAAAACTGGTTGTAATCACTCAAAGAATAGCACTTCTTGATAAAACAATAACTGGGAACTGTCAGATAAAAGTATTGTTCAAGTGTGCGGAGGATGTGGATTGGGACAGGTATAGAAAAGTAAATAAAGAATTAACTGATAAGTTAAAACATTCAAAAAATGACCATGCCTACATATATATAACTGGGTTAAATGCTAAATTGGTGGAATAA
- a CDS encoding DUF2080 family transposase-associated protein, with protein sequence MAQVEIIKTVKPTGNTGHITIPKKFIGKQVKIIIENEKEKRDKNDCTGKR encoded by the coding sequence ATGGCACAAGTTGAAATTATTAAAACTGTTAAACCAACAGGGAACACAGGACATATAACAATACCTAAAAAATTTATTGGGAAACAGGTCAAAATTATTATTGAAAATGAAAAAGAAAAGAGGGATAAAAATGACTGCACTGGAAAGAGATAA